The Flavobacteriales bacterium genome has a segment encoding these proteins:
- a CDS encoding LysE family transporter — MEYLPLFGSVLLIHLMAVMSPGPDFIMALRNSLTYSRKTGIYTAVGFGLGIGVHVFYCVFGLALIISTSEIAFNIIKYLGVAYLAYIGVMSIVSKSSNIEVGKESHLADISPLSAIRIGFLTNVLNPKATLFFLSLFTFVIGPNVPTSVSWILGLMMMINTTIWFSLVALFFTQARIRAIFNKYQNIFNTIFGILLIGIAIKIVFT; from the coding sequence TTGGAATACCTTCCTCTTTTTGGTTCTGTTTTGCTTATTCATTTAATGGCTGTAATGAGTCCTGGTCCAGATTTTATTATGGCATTGCGTAACTCGTTAACTTATTCACGTAAAACAGGAATTTATACAGCTGTAGGTTTTGGTTTGGGTATTGGTGTACATGTTTTTTATTGTGTGTTTGGATTAGCATTAATTATTTCTACTTCCGAAATAGCCTTTAACATTATAAAATATTTAGGTGTAGCATATTTGGCATATATTGGTGTAATGTCAATTGTTTCAAAAAGCTCGAATATTGAAGTGGGCAAAGAAAGTCATTTGGCAGACATCAGCCCTTTAAGTGCAATACGAATTGGTTTTTTAACCAATGTGTTAAACCCAAAAGCCACGTTGTTTTTTTTAAGCTTGTTTACCTTTGTTATTGGCCCTAATGTTCCTACTTCGGTTTCGTGGATTTTAGGATTAATGATGATGATTAATACTACCATTTGGTTTAGTTTGGTAGCCTTGTTTTTTACTCAAGCTCGAATCAGAGCTATTTTTAACAAGTATCAAAACATTTTCAATACCATATTTGGGATACTTTTAATAGGAATCGCCATTAAAATTGTTTTTACGTAA
- a CDS encoding glutathione peroxidase: MKNIFIVLSILTTTVANAQNMKQSIHQFKVTDLNGAEFDFSTLKGKKIMVVNTASECGLTHQYEQLQAVYEKYKDQNFVIVGFPANNFGAQEPGTDEQIAAFCKKNFGVTFPMMSKISVKGDDMHEIYQFLTQQAKNGLEDSEVLWNFQKYLIDENGFLVQVVHPKKLPNDDEIIKWIVE, encoded by the coding sequence ATGAAAAATATATTTATCGTGCTATCAATCTTGACAACAACTGTTGCAAATGCTCAAAACATGAAACAAAGTATACACCAATTTAAAGTAACTGATTTGAATGGTGCTGAATTTGATTTTAGCACATTAAAAGGTAAAAAAATAATGGTGGTGAATACGGCTTCCGAGTGTGGGTTAACTCATCAGTACGAGCAATTACAGGCGGTTTATGAAAAATATAAAGACCAAAATTTTGTGATAGTTGGGTTTCCAGCAAATAATTTTGGTGCTCAAGAACCAGGTACTGACGAGCAAATTGCTGCCTTTTGTAAAAAGAATTTTGGGGTTACTTTTCCAATGATGAGTAAGATTTCGGTGAAAGGCGACGACATGCATGAAATCTATCAGTTTTTAACACAACAAGCAAAAAATGGGCTGGAAGATTCAGAAGTGTTATGGAATTTTCAGAAATACTTGATTGATGAAAATGGGTTTTTAGTTCAAGTAGTTCATCCAAAAAAATTACCCAACGATGACGAAATTATCAAGTGGATTGTTGAGTGA
- the mgtE gene encoding magnesium transporter — protein sequence MQFELTKKFLDDLNSAVESKNEALVLELIEDMRPVDIAEIINEQDMDEAIAFYQFLTEEQAADVLIELDEDVRERFLKSLSSEQIAKQFIDNLDSDDAADLLAELSEEKKREVLSHIADIEQASDIIDLLNYPEDTAGGLMAKELVKVNIDWDVKTCINELRRQTTEVDNIYTVYVVDDQNVLQGIISLRRLFLTPDKKKVRDIYNDDVISVKADLNDEEVGQIMEKYDLVVVPVVDDIGRLLGRITIDDIVDVMREEAEKDYQMASGISENVESTDNIWLQTRARLPWLLVGLMGGIVSSNVIGKFEHQIGIHPEMALFIPLIAAMGGNVGVQSSALIVQGLANKSLGFDGVWTKILKEMLIGLTNGIVCSGLLLMYNVFFPDQINYALTSTVSIALFAVIIFAGVFGTLIPLALHKYKIDPALATGPFITTTNDIFGIFLYFYVGHLLYAVF from the coding sequence ATGCAATTCGAATTAACCAAAAAGTTTTTAGATGACTTAAATTCTGCTGTTGAAAGCAAGAATGAGGCTTTGGTATTGGAGTTAATCGAAGACATGCGTCCTGTTGATATTGCAGAAATTATCAACGAACAAGACATGGATGAAGCTATTGCTTTTTACCAGTTTTTAACCGAAGAACAAGCAGCTGATGTACTTATTGAACTTGATGAAGATGTTCGAGAACGTTTCTTAAAATCCTTATCATCAGAGCAAATTGCAAAGCAATTTATTGACAACTTAGACTCAGATGATGCTGCCGATTTATTAGCAGAATTATCGGAAGAGAAGAAGCGTGAGGTATTATCGCACATTGCTGATATTGAACAAGCGAGCGACATTATCGACTTATTAAATTACCCTGAAGACACTGCGGGTGGTTTAATGGCAAAGGAGCTAGTAAAAGTGAATATTGATTGGGATGTAAAAACGTGCATTAATGAGCTCCGCAGACAAACTACCGAAGTAGACAACATTTACACGGTATATGTAGTTGACGATCAGAATGTTTTACAAGGCATTATTTCATTAAGAAGATTATTTTTAACCCCCGACAAAAAGAAAGTTAGAGACATTTATAATGACGATGTAATTTCTGTAAAAGCCGACTTAAACGATGAAGAAGTGGGGCAAATTATGGAAAAATACGACTTAGTTGTTGTTCCGGTTGTTGATGATATTGGGCGTTTGCTCGGACGAATTACCATTGATGACATTGTTGATGTAATGCGAGAAGAAGCCGAAAAAGATTACCAAATGGCTTCGGGTATCTCAGAGAATGTTGAGTCGACCGATAATATTTGGCTACAAACACGAGCTCGTTTGCCTTGGTTATTGGTGGGGTTAATGGGAGGAATTGTCAGCTCAAATGTAATTGGGAAATTTGAACATCAAATTGGGATTCACCCCGAAATGGCATTGTTTATTCCATTAATTGCTGCAATGGGCGGTAATGTTGGCGTACAATCTTCGGCATTAATTGTGCAAGGTTTAGCCAACAAATCATTAGGTTTTGATGGTGTTTGGACAAAAATTTTAAAAGAAATGTTGATTGGCCTAACCAACGGAATTGTTTGTTCGGGCTTATTACTGATGTACAACGTATTTTTCCCCGATCAAATTAACTATGCTTTAACCTCAACAGTAAGTATTGCTTTATTTGCCGTTATTATTTTTGCGGGAGTTTTTGGAACTTTAATTCCTTTGGCGTTGCACAAGTATAAAATTGACCCCGCTTTGGCTACAGGTCCATTTATTACCACTACTAACGATATTTTTGGGATTTTCCTCTACTTTTATGTAGGGCACTTGTTGTACGCCGTTTTTTAA
- the rsmA gene encoding 16S rRNA (adenine(1518)-N(6)/adenine(1519)-N(6))-dimethyltransferase RsmA → MEKNSSFKRSDERSKDDVKAKKHLGQHFLTDLSIAKQIADALTLHKNYQHVVEIGPGMGVLTQFLKDNPHFTLYPIDIDFDSITYLKKHFQTLEKNFIYGDFLAMDLDLITNNNPFAVIGNFPYNISTQILFKVLDFKDKVPEVVGMFQKEVAERVAAPPGSKVYGITSVLLQAFYNVEYLFTVNENVFNPPPKVKSGVIRLTRNSVEQLNCNESFFKTVVKTSFNQRRKTLRNSLRPFLTEDTIELEIFNLRPEQLSVEQFITITNLLEPTKS, encoded by the coding sequence TTGGAGAAAAATTCATCCTTTAAACGAAGTGATGAACGATCTAAAGACGATGTAAAAGCAAAAAAACATTTAGGTCAGCATTTTTTAACTGACTTAAGCATAGCAAAACAAATTGCCGATGCTTTAACCCTACACAAAAATTACCAACATGTGGTTGAAATTGGACCAGGCATGGGTGTTTTAACTCAGTTCTTAAAAGACAATCCACATTTCACACTCTATCCCATTGATATTGATTTTGATTCCATTACTTATTTAAAAAAACATTTTCAAACACTTGAAAAAAACTTTATTTATGGCGATTTTTTAGCTATGGATTTAGATTTAATAACCAACAACAATCCATTTGCAGTAATTGGAAATTTTCCCTACAACATTTCCACTCAAATACTATTTAAAGTACTCGATTTTAAAGATAAAGTGCCTGAGGTGGTAGGAATGTTTCAAAAAGAAGTTGCCGAAAGAGTAGCGGCGCCTCCGGGAAGCAAGGTATATGGTATTACCAGCGTGCTTTTACAAGCATTTTACAATGTGGAATATTTGTTTACAGTAAACGAAAACGTGTTTAATCCTCCTCCAAAAGTTAAATCGGGAGTTATTCGTTTAACCAGAAATAGCGTTGAGCAATTAAACTGCAACGAATCGTTTTTTAAAACAGTAGTAAAAACAAGTTTTAATCAACGTAGAAAAACATTAAGAAATTCGTTAAGACCTTTTCTAACAGAAGACACCATTGAATTGGAAATTTTTAATTTACGCCCCGAACAACTTTCGGTAGAGCAATTTATTACTATTACTAATCTATTAGAACCAACAAAGAGTTAA
- a CDS encoding succinate dehydrogenase cytochrome b subunit, whose product MSQGFSKSSVGRKILMALSGFFLLFFLFQHFIINFLSVISPNAFNEASYFMGTNPLIQYLMQPVLLFGVIFHLIMGITLELKNKSARPIQYAMSKPSENASWMSRNMIVTGVMVMLFLALHFYDFWIPEIKTKFIEGNMSGLNANGELRFHEELVHKFVSPVRVGIYVLAFVFLSLHLLHGFQSAFQSVGFNHKKYTPTIKKLGTIYAIVIPAGFIFIALFHHFINHAH is encoded by the coding sequence ATGAGTCAAGGATTTTCAAAATCTTCAGTGGGAAGAAAAATTTTGATGGCCCTTTCTGGGTTTTTCTTGTTGTTCTTTTTATTCCAACATTTTATCATCAATTTTCTTTCAGTAATTAGCCCGAACGCTTTTAACGAAGCATCTTATTTTATGGGAACTAACCCGCTAATTCAGTATTTAATGCAGCCAGTTTTGTTGTTTGGTGTAATCTTCCATTTAATTATGGGAATTACGTTAGAGCTTAAAAACAAAAGTGCTCGACCAATACAATATGCCATGAGCAAGCCAAGCGAAAATGCTTCATGGATGAGCAGAAACATGATTGTTACTGGAGTAATGGTAATGTTGTTTTTAGCACTTCATTTTTATGATTTTTGGATTCCAGAAATCAAAACCAAATTTATTGAAGGCAACATGAGCGGGTTAAATGCAAATGGTGAGTTACGTTTTCACGAAGAGTTGGTTCACAAATTTGTTAGTCCAGTTCGTGTAGGAATTTATGTGTTAGCATTTGTGTTTCTATCGTTGCACTTGTTGCACGGGTTTCAATCGGCATTTCAATCGGTTGGATTTAACCACAAAAAATATACACCAACAATAAAAAAATTAGGAACAATTTACGCCATTGTAATTCCAGCAGGATTTATTTTTATTGCATTGTTTCATCATTTTATCAATCACGCGCATTAA
- a CDS encoding fumarate reductase/succinate dehydrogenase flavoprotein subunit produces MSKLDSKIPEGPIAEKWTNYKNHIELVNPANKRSIDVIIVGTGLAGGSAAASLAEMGYNVKAFAYQDSPRRAHSIAAQGGINAAKNYMNDGDSTYRLFYDTVKGGDYRSREANVYRLAEVSANIIDQCVAQGVPFARDYGGLLDNRSFGGVLVSRTFYAKGQTGQQLLLGAYSAMNRQIAKGKITMYNRHEMMDLVVVDGKARGIIARNMITGEIEKHSAHAVVIASGGYGNVFFLSTNAMGSNVSAAWKIHKKGAFFANPCYTQIHPTCVPRSGEHQSKLTLMSESLRNDGRIWVPKKMEDVMAIREGRKKPTDLSEEERDYYLERRYPAFGNLVPRDVASRAAKERCDAGFGVNATGEAVYLDFKSAIHRYGSQKAKILGMENPTQEQIIELGEAVVEEKYGNLFQMYEKIVDQNPYKTPMMIYPAVHYTMGGIWVDYNLMTTIPGCYAAGEANFSDHGANRLGASALMQGLADGYFVLPYTIGDYLSHDIRTGKIPTDSPEFNAAEKEVKDRLEKLINIKGSKSVDYFHKRLGKVMWDKVGMARNEKGLKEAMDEIKQIREEFWKDVRVPGGMNELNPELEKATRVADFLELGELFAKDALHRNESCGGHFREESVEMDGEQEGEAKRDDKNFAYVAAWEYTGDPREAVLHKEELTFNDIELKQRSYK; encoded by the coding sequence ATGTCAAAATTAGATTCAAAAATACCTGAAGGTCCAATAGCTGAAAAATGGACCAATTATAAAAACCACATTGAGTTAGTAAATCCAGCAAACAAACGTTCAATCGATGTTATCATTGTTGGAACAGGATTAGCAGGAGGTTCTGCTGCGGCTTCATTGGCTGAGATGGGATATAATGTAAAAGCATTTGCTTATCAAGATTCACCTCGTAGGGCTCACTCTATTGCTGCACAAGGAGGTATTAACGCTGCAAAAAATTACATGAATGATGGCGATTCAACCTATCGTTTGTTTTATGATACCGTAAAAGGTGGTGATTACCGTTCGAGAGAAGCTAACGTTTATCGTTTAGCAGAAGTTTCGGCAAACATTATCGACCAATGTGTTGCTCAAGGAGTACCGTTTGCAAGAGATTATGGTGGTTTGTTAGACAATCGTTCGTTTGGTGGAGTGTTGGTTTCAAGAACATTTTATGCAAAAGGACAAACCGGACAACAATTGTTGTTAGGAGCTTATTCTGCAATGAATCGTCAAATTGCTAAAGGAAAAATTACCATGTACAACCGTCATGAAATGATGGATTTAGTTGTAGTTGATGGTAAAGCAAGAGGAATTATTGCTCGTAACATGATTACTGGCGAAATTGAAAAACATTCTGCACATGCGGTTGTTATTGCTTCGGGTGGTTACGGTAATGTGTTCTTTTTATCTACCAACGCAATGGGCTCTAATGTTAGTGCTGCATGGAAAATTCACAAAAAAGGTGCATTCTTCGCAAATCCTTGCTATACGCAAATTCACCCTACTTGTGTGCCTCGTTCAGGTGAACACCAATCTAAATTGACCTTGATGTCAGAATCGTTAAGAAACGATGGTAGAATTTGGGTGCCTAAAAAGATGGAAGACGTGATGGCGATTAGAGAAGGAAGAAAAAAACCTACTGATTTAAGTGAAGAAGAAAGAGATTATTATTTAGAAAGAAGATATCCTGCCTTTGGAAATTTAGTTCCAAGAGACGTAGCTTCACGTGCAGCAAAAGAAAGATGTGATGCTGGTTTTGGGGTTAATGCAACGGGAGAAGCTGTTTATCTAGATTTTAAATCTGCTATACACCGATATGGTTCACAAAAAGCCAAAATATTAGGGATGGAAAATCCTACACAAGAACAAATTATCGAGTTAGGCGAGGCAGTAGTGGAAGAGAAATACGGCAATTTATTCCAGATGTATGAGAAAATTGTTGACCAAAATCCATACAAAACACCAATGATGATTTACCCTGCGGTACATTATACCATGGGTGGAATTTGGGTTGATTACAATTTAATGACCACAATTCCTGGTTGTTACGCTGCTGGTGAAGCAAACTTCTCAGACCACGGTGCAAACAGATTAGGAGCTTCTGCATTAATGCAGGGGTTAGCTGACGGTTACTTTGTATTGCCTTACACCATTGGCGATTATTTATCTCACGACATTAGAACAGGAAAAATACCTACTGATTCTCCTGAATTTAATGCTGCTGAAAAAGAAGTAAAAGATCGTTTAGAAAAATTGATTAACATTAAAGGTTCTAAATCAGTTGATTATTTCCATAAACGTTTAGGAAAAGTAATGTGGGATAAAGTTGGAATGGCAAGAAACGAAAAAGGGTTGAAAGAAGCCATGGACGAAATCAAGCAAATTCGTGAAGAATTTTGGAAAGATGTTCGTGTGCCAGGTGGAATGAATGAATTAAATCCTGAATTGGAAAAAGCAACAAGAGTAGCAGATTTCTTAGAATTGGGAGAATTGTTTGCAAAAGATGCTTTACACAGAAACGAATCTTGTGGAGGTCACTTTAGAGAAGAATCGGTTGAGATGGACGGTGAACAAGAAGGAGAAGCTAAAAGAGATGATAAAAACTTTGCTTATGTAGCTGCTTGGGAATATACAGGCGACCCAAGAGAAGCTGTTTTACACAAAGAAGAATTAACATTTAATGATATAGAGTTAAAACAAAGAAGTTATAAGTAG
- a CDS encoding succinate dehydrogenase/fumarate reductase iron-sulfur subunit, translating into MNLTLKVWRQKDAKAKGGLETYQIKDVSEHSSFLEMLDMLNEQLINEGKEPVAFDHDCREGICGMCSLYINGEAHGPDRAVTTCQLHMRMFKDGDTIFIEPFRSKAFPVLKDLIVDRGSFERIQQAGGFISVNTSGNTQDANALPIPKPDADKAMDAATCIGCGACVATCKNSSAMLFVAAKVSQYSYLPQGQVERKERVLNMVEQMDKEGFGNCTNTGACEVECPKGISLEFIARMNREYFGASIKSEN; encoded by the coding sequence ATGAACTTAACATTAAAAGTTTGGCGTCAAAAAGATGCAAAGGCTAAAGGTGGTTTAGAAACTTACCAAATTAAAGACGTATCAGAACATTCTTCGTTTTTAGAAATGTTAGATATGTTAAACGAACAGTTGATTAACGAGGGTAAAGAACCGGTTGCATTCGACCACGATTGTAGAGAAGGTATTTGCGGGATGTGTTCGTTATACATTAACGGAGAAGCACATGGACCCGACAGAGCAGTTACCACTTGTCAATTACACATGCGTATGTTTAAAGATGGTGATACCATTTTTATTGAACCATTTAGATCGAAAGCATTTCCAGTATTAAAAGATTTAATTGTTGATAGAGGTTCGTTTGAAAGAATTCAACAAGCTGGTGGATTTATTTCGGTAAATACTTCAGGAAATACTCAAGATGCGAATGCATTGCCAATTCCAAAACCAGATGCTGATAAAGCAATGGATGCGGCAACTTGTATTGGTTGTGGAGCTTGTGTAGCTACTTGTAAAAACTCTTCTGCAATGTTGTTTGTGGCGGCTAAAGTTTCACAATATTCATATTTGCCGCAAGGACAAGTTGAACGTAAAGAACGTGTGTTAAACATGGTAGAGCAAATGGATAAAGAGGGTTTTGGTAACTGTACCAATACTGGAGCTTGTGAGGTAGAATGTCCGAAAGGAATTTCATTAGAGTTTATTGCTCGTATGAATCGAGAATATTTTGGAGCCTCAATAAAATCTGAAAATTAA
- a CDS encoding CoA-binding protein, with protein MKKTLILGASSNPERYAYKATVKLAQHGHEVCPVGLRVGNIEGHEILINNPIIKDIDTVTLYVGPQNQPVYYDYILNQIKPKRIIFNPGTENPELEKLAKEQGIVTEIACTLVLLSLDSY; from the coding sequence ATGAAAAAAACATTAATACTTGGAGCAAGTTCAAATCCAGAACGATATGCATACAAGGCTACCGTTAAGTTAGCTCAACATGGTCATGAAGTTTGTCCTGTTGGGCTTAGAGTTGGAAATATTGAGGGACATGAAATCTTGATAAACAACCCTATAATTAAAGATATTGATACTGTTACACTTTATGTTGGGCCGCAAAATCAGCCAGTATATTACGATTACATCTTAAATCAAATCAAACCAAAACGTATTATTTTTAATCCTGGAACCGAAAACCCTGAATTGGAAAAGTTGGCGAAAGAACAAGGAATAGTAACAGAAATTGCTTGTACCTTGGTGTTGTTGTCTCTTGATAGCTATTAA
- a CDS encoding response regulator transcription factor translates to MLKVYLADDHNIVAQGLASLIRQISTVDELKVFQNGKNLFDACLHEQPDVVFLDIEMPIWDGRKTLVELRNKFPIIRCNMLSMNNEKAIIDDCISKGALGYLSKDCTIDELKEAILNTSEVYFSKDVLKHLSGYGKTREDQKFLLNEPLTEREVEVLTLLCDGLSPKEIANKIHLSPRTVETHKTAIMQKFEVNSVGKLISVAIKNKVISI, encoded by the coding sequence ATGTTAAAAGTATATCTTGCTGACGACCATAACATTGTAGCACAAGGGCTAGCTTCATTAATTCGTCAAATTTCTACTGTTGACGAATTAAAAGTTTTTCAGAATGGAAAAAATTTGTTCGATGCTTGTTTGCATGAACAACCAGATGTAGTTTTTTTAGATATTGAAATGCCCATTTGGGATGGCAGAAAAACACTTGTTGAATTAAGAAACAAGTTTCCAATTATACGCTGCAATATGCTTTCGATGAACAACGAAAAAGCAATTATTGACGATTGTATTAGTAAAGGAGCATTAGGTTATTTAAGTAAAGATTGTACTATAGATGAACTAAAAGAAGCAATACTTAATACCTCAGAAGTTTATTTTTCGAAAGACGTACTAAAGCATCTTAGTGGTTATGGAAAAACAAGAGAAGATCAAAAATTTTTATTGAACGAACCTTTAACAGAAAGAGAAGTTGAAGTGCTTACACTTTTGTGTGATGGCTTATCTCCAAAAGAAATTGCCAATAAAATCCATTTAAGTCCTAGAACTGTAGAAACACACAAAACAGCCATTATGCAAAAATTTGAAGTTAATTCGGTTGGCAAGCTAATTAGTGTAGCAATAAAAAACAAAGTGATTTCAATTTAA
- a CDS encoding sensor histidine kinase — MSLLPNSKGIEKIEIYNELAFLTNKIEPAKSIDWSYKSLALSKKQHHDKGLFDAYTNLGIVYINLGKYDSSVVFLNHALVKAKKLNDEVLKASTFHNLSSNYIAMGDYTLALNYLTQAATIFEKEHNQQKFAKTCINLGDLYQKIGDKKSAEKFLLKAIKIAEDSKDKSLFAAAQNTYGIYLAGEGSFDSALVYFSNSAIIREEIKQFSELYWNYNNMGGIYYYLNQLDKALYYFNKSLEIAKIMNSDAVIATVYNNIGSVLNQMKQFDKAIEQHSLALDLSDKINNSTVKKDALENLYLAYQNKGDYKKALEYHEQFTNYSDSIFSIEKTEQLANIQTKYETEYKVKEIEQEREVAKANAVAEGQKKRMLLLVLIAVILIAVFVLVLIALNNKKKKAELEITAQKKIVEAIFEAEEKERTRIAKDLHDGIVQNLTALKLAVNNAAKNSPTQFVELENIGGDLEKTTKEVREISYQMMPVTLKELGLIKALEELLQRNLTNVDIQFEFNHFGLEHRLPEKIEVNVYRICQELINNSIKHSRATNISILLQIRNNILQLTYEDNGVGFDSNKVRKGIGLNSLNSRVEMVKGSLEFNETEVSGTTAYIRIPL; from the coding sequence ATGAGTCTATTGCCAAACTCAAAGGGCATCGAAAAAATTGAAATCTATAATGAATTAGCGTTTTTAACCAATAAAATTGAGCCAGCAAAATCAATTGATTGGAGTTATAAATCCTTAGCATTATCCAAAAAACAACACCATGATAAAGGATTGTTTGATGCTTATACCAATCTTGGTATCGTTTACATAAATTTAGGTAAATACGATAGCTCGGTTGTCTTTTTAAATCACGCTTTAGTAAAGGCTAAAAAATTAAACGATGAGGTATTAAAGGCATCTACTTTTCATAATCTTAGCTCAAATTATATTGCAATGGGCGATTATACGTTGGCTTTAAACTATTTAACACAAGCTGCAACCATTTTTGAGAAAGAGCATAATCAACAAAAATTTGCAAAGACTTGTATCAACTTAGGCGATTTATACCAGAAAATTGGAGATAAAAAATCTGCAGAGAAATTTCTGTTGAAAGCAATTAAAATAGCTGAAGATTCAAAAGACAAGTCGTTATTTGCTGCAGCACAAAACACTTACGGTATCTATTTAGCAGGAGAAGGCAGTTTTGATAGTGCTTTGGTTTACTTTTCAAACTCAGCCATTATTAGAGAAGAAATAAAACAGTTTTCGGAGTTATATTGGAACTATAATAACATGGGAGGTATTTATTACTATCTAAATCAACTTGATAAGGCTCTTTATTACTTTAATAAAAGTTTAGAAATTGCAAAAATTATGAATTCAGATGCGGTAATTGCTACTGTTTACAATAATATAGGTTCTGTATTAAATCAAATGAAACAGTTTGACAAGGCAATTGAGCAACATTCATTGGCATTAGATTTATCCGATAAAATAAACAACAGTACTGTTAAAAAAGATGCTTTAGAAAACCTATACCTAGCCTATCAAAATAAAGGAGATTATAAAAAAGCACTAGAATATCATGAACAATTTACCAACTATTCAGATAGTATTTTTTCAATAGAAAAAACGGAGCAATTGGCGAATATTCAAACAAAATATGAAACAGAATATAAAGTAAAAGAGATAGAGCAAGAAAGAGAAGTTGCTAAAGCAAATGCTGTAGCAGAAGGACAGAAAAAAAGGATGTTGCTGCTTGTTTTAATTGCAGTGATATTAATTGCGGTTTTTGTATTAGTACTAATTGCATTAAATAACAAAAAGAAGAAAGCAGAGTTAGAGATTACTGCACAGAAAAAAATAGTTGAGGCTATTTTTGAAGCTGAGGAAAAGGAACGAACTCGAATTGCTAAAGATTTACATGATGGTATTGTGCAAAATTTAACCGCACTAAAATTAGCAGTGAATAATGCTGCCAAAAATAGCCCAACACAATTTGTTGAATTGGAAAATATTGGTGGAGATTTAGAAAAAACCACTAAAGAAGTTCGTGAAATTTCTTACCAAATGATGCCTGTTACCTTAAAAGAATTGGGTTTAATAAAAGCTTTGGAGGAGTTGCTACAACGAAACTTAACCAATGTTGATATTCAGTTTGAGTTTAATCATTTTGGATTAGAGCACCGATTGCCTGAAAAAATAGAAGTGAATGTTTATAGAATATGTCAAGAATTAATTAATAACTCTATTAAGCACAGTCGCGCCACCAATATATCCATTTTGTTACAAATACGAAACAACATACTTCAGCTTACTTATGAAGACAATGGGGTAGGTTTTGATTCCAATAAAGTAAGAAAAGGTATTGGATTAAACAGTCTTAACAGTAGAGTAGAAATGGTAAAAGGTTCATTAGAATTTAACGAAACAGAAGTTTCGGGTACCACCGCTTACATTAGGATTCCGCTTTAA